TAACAGGATACCACCACGAAGGTTAATATCTTTTAATTCATCGGTACGTTTTGCAAGCGCACGATCCAAGGCATCTGGTGTTCCATTACACCAACCATAATCAACCCAGTCACCGGATTTGATTATTTTCACTGCTTCGTCTGCAGATACAAGTTTCTGTTTGTATTCAGTTGAAAAATCCATCACAAATACCTCCTGATTGTTTGAATTGTGAATTTGTTAAAAATTTATCATACTTTATATCCTATCACTTTATTGTCGATTTTACAACCCAATCCATAAAAATTGTCTCGTCTTTGTACAATTTGTCATTTATGTGATAAGCTAATTGTATAAGATCATTTATGTGGAGAAATGCTTCTACTGAATTCTACGAAAATCAGGAGGAAAATATGTTTGAGGTTACATTGATTACAGATGAATATGAGGAAGGCAAAAAGATTCGCACAAGGACAGCAGTCCGCAGTATCCTTTCTTATCAGGGAAAACTGGTGATGGTTGAGACAAACTGCGGAGATTATAAATTTCCGGGCGGAGGTGTAGAACCGGGAGAGACCGAGTTAGAGGCACTAAGACGTGAAATCCAGGAAGAAACCGGATATATCGATGTTGAGATTAAAGAATTGGCGGGAACCGCCTTTGAACAAAATATTGACCCGGATGAACCAGATACCTTTTTTCAGATGAAATCAATTTATTATAACTGCAAGTTATTAAGTGAAAAGAGAGCACCCGGGGTATTGGATGATTACGAGGAAAAATTAGGCTTTCATCCATGCTTTATTACCGCAGAGGAATGTTATCAAAGAAATCATGCCCTGGTAGAAAAGGGGTTTGCAAGCCCAAAAGAGATTCCGTGGTTAGAGCGGGAAACAAATGTGTTACATAAAATACGGAAGAACTTTTAACGTTCTTCCGCAAAATGTGACACCGTGAGGCACCCTGGAATCTAAAGTTAGGATTCATTTACCAGTTTTCCCGTCATCCGGTCGATTGTCATGGCAAAGACATTGACCCGGTCTAAAGATTTTGCGATTTCTTCCTCGATGGCTTCTTCGGTTGGAAAAAATTTTCTTGCTAACATCTGGCAGGTTTCTAATATTTTGTCAGAATCTGTAACAGTCTCAAGCCTTCCAAGGCAGACCACACTTTTTATATTCAGCGCCCAGTCGCCCTCCTTGATAAAACCATCGTCCATCACAGTAAAGCAGACCTTAGGGTTACCAGCCATCAAATCCAGCTTTAGTCCCTGTTTTGCTCCATGAAAATATAATTTTCCATCTGTTTCATTATAATATTGATTTAACGGAATTGCGTAAGGATACCCATTTTCTCCGTGAAATGCCATAATCCCGCGAGGGGCAGTTTTCAGCACCTCAACGCATTCTTCCGGGGTGATTTCCTGCTTGAACCGTCTCATTTTTCTAAAATCATTCATGTCTTTTGCTCCTATCATTCGATACATTTGCTCGCAGCCAGAACAATGTTTAAAGTTCTTCCGGCATCGTCCAGTTTTTCGCCTGTTCTTCATACTGGCTGGCAAGCTGTTCGTATTCCTCCACCTGAATCTGCGTCAGCGCGTCATCCGTGGACTGTCTAAGAAAAGCTGCAATCGCAGTGTAACAGTCATGTAAGCGGTAAAGTGGCGTATCGCCGCCACAGTGGATATTCAAAATGCTTTCCGTCTCAAAAGCAGCATTGTAGAACCACATAATCGCTTCCTCAAAATCTTCACAGGAAAAGAAGTATTCGCCCAGTTCACAACAGATTTCCGCACATGGAGTGGTCAGCATATCCTTTAAGCAAAGTTTGAAAAATTCATTGACCTGTCCTTCGATTCGATAACATCTTGCCAGGACACAGGAAGCTTCTTTTAAAAGGTCATCCTTATTAGAGGTAAAAAGGGTGTGCGCAAAGATTTCTTTTGCGTCAAGAAAATCCTCATCCGAGCCAGTCAAAAGAAGTTCCTTTGCATACATGCGGTGAACCTTGTCGGACAACATACCATTTTTAGCAAATGCATTTTGGAAAATCGAAAAATCGCGCTTGTTGTGGAGCGCAAGCGGCATATGGAAAATCTCAATGTCGCTGTCATAAACCACAGGTTCAAGCTGCACCGTCTCGTGGATTGGGTCAATCCAGGTGAAGGTGCGCAAACGTTTGAACAGTTTTGGACGGTATTCTTTTTTTGCATTTAACACTGTATTAAAATCCTGCGTTGTAATATATTTCATCTGTACAATATCGATTTCCGGGAGCAGGGACTGCTTCATCTGGAAAAAGCGTTCCCGGTTTACATCATCTAAGACTTCGTCGGCGTCCGGCGCATAGATGTAATCCATGGTTGCCTTGGAAAAAGAAAAGTTCCTCGCAGATGCAAAGTCATCATTCCACGGGAAATCGTAAACGTTTTCGGTATATTTTTTCGCAATCTCTTTGGTCTCGTCGGTAGAGCCGGTGTCAACGATGATAATCTCGTCCATCAAATCGGCGATGGAGTCTAAGCATCTTGCCAGCACCTTAGCCTCATTTTTTACAATCATACATAAACTAATCCGAATCATAGTATTCCCCAAGCCTTTCTTGTCATTCCCTTTTTATATC
This genomic window from Roseburia sp. 831b contains:
- a CDS encoding NUDIX hydrolase, with amino-acid sequence MFEVTLITDEYEEGKKIRTRTAVRSILSYQGKLVMVETNCGDYKFPGGGVEPGETELEALRREIQEETGYIDVEIKELAGTAFEQNIDPDEPDTFFQMKSIYYNCKLLSEKRAPGVLDDYEEKLGFHPCFITAEECYQRNHALVEKGFASPKEIPWLERETNVLHKIRKNF
- a CDS encoding pyridoxamine 5'-phosphate oxidase family protein, coding for MNDFRKMRRFKQEITPEECVEVLKTAPRGIMAFHGENGYPYAIPLNQYYNETDGKLYFHGAKQGLKLDLMAGNPKVCFTVMDDGFIKEGDWALNIKSVVCLGRLETVTDSDKILETCQMLARKFFPTEEAIEEEIAKSLDRVNVFAMTIDRMTGKLVNES
- a CDS encoding glycosyltransferase family 2 protein, coding for MIRISLCMIVKNEAKVLARCLDSIADLMDEIIIVDTGSTDETKEIAKKYTENVYDFPWNDDFASARNFSFSKATMDYIYAPDADEVLDDVNRERFFQMKQSLLPEIDIVQMKYITTQDFNTVLNAKKEYRPKLFKRLRTFTWIDPIHETVQLEPVVYDSDIEIFHMPLALHNKRDFSIFQNAFAKNGMLSDKVHRMYAKELLLTGSDEDFLDAKEIFAHTLFTSNKDDLLKEASCVLARCYRIEGQVNEFFKLCLKDMLTTPCAEICCELGEYFFSCEDFEEAIMWFYNAAFETESILNIHCGGDTPLYRLHDCYTAIAAFLRQSTDDALTQIQVEEYEQLASQYEEQAKNWTMPEEL